A portion of the Pseudomonas protegens CHA0 genome contains these proteins:
- a CDS encoding dihydroorotase: MKLSILGARVIDPSSGLDQTTDLHLEAGKIVAIGAAPGGFNAVTTIDAKGLVAAPGLVDLSVALREPGYSRKGSIASETRAAAAGGVTSLCCPPRTKPVLDTSAVAELILDRAREAGNSKVFPIGALSKGLEGEQLAELIALRDAGCVAFGNGLEGFRSTRTLCRALEYAATFDLTVIFHSQDRDLAEGGLAHEGATASFLGLPGIPESAETVALARDLLLVEQSGVRAHFSQLTSARGVELIAQAQARGLPVTADVALYQLILTDEALIDFSSLYHVQPPLRSRADRDALREAVKSGVVQAISSHHQPHERDAKLAPFGATEPGISSVELLLPLALTLVQDGLLDLPTLLARLSAGPAAALRLPAGKLAAGGAADLVLFDPASSTVAGERWLSKGENCPFLGHSLPGAVRYTLVDGHISYQG, translated from the coding sequence GTGAAGCTCAGCATTCTCGGCGCCCGCGTCATCGATCCAAGCAGCGGCCTGGATCAAACCACCGATCTGCACCTGGAAGCCGGCAAGATCGTCGCCATCGGCGCCGCGCCTGGCGGCTTCAATGCCGTTACCACCATCGACGCCAAGGGCCTGGTGGCCGCCCCCGGCCTGGTGGACCTGAGCGTCGCCCTGCGCGAGCCGGGCTACAGCCGCAAGGGCAGCATTGCCAGCGAAACCCGCGCCGCAGCCGCCGGCGGCGTCACCAGCCTGTGCTGCCCGCCGCGCACCAAGCCGGTACTGGACACCTCGGCGGTGGCCGAACTGATCCTCGACCGCGCCCGCGAGGCCGGCAACAGCAAAGTGTTCCCCATTGGCGCCTTGAGCAAGGGCCTGGAAGGCGAGCAGCTTGCGGAGCTGATCGCATTGCGTGACGCCGGTTGCGTGGCCTTCGGCAACGGCCTGGAAGGTTTCCGCAGCACCCGTACCCTGTGCCGCGCCCTGGAATACGCCGCCACCTTCGACCTGACGGTGATCTTCCACTCCCAGGACCGCGACCTGGCCGAAGGCGGCCTGGCCCACGAAGGCGCCACCGCCAGCTTCCTCGGCCTGCCGGGTATCCCGGAAAGCGCGGAGACCGTGGCCCTGGCCCGGGACCTGCTGCTGGTGGAACAGAGCGGCGTGCGCGCCCACTTCAGCCAATTGACCAGCGCCCGCGGCGTGGAGCTGATCGCCCAGGCCCAGGCCCGCGGCCTGCCGGTCACCGCCGATGTGGCGCTGTACCAGCTGATCCTGACCGACGAGGCGCTGATCGACTTCTCGAGCCTGTACCACGTGCAGCCGCCGCTGCGCTCGCGGGCCGACCGCGATGCCCTGCGCGAAGCGGTGAAGTCCGGGGTGGTGCAAGCCATTTCCAGCCATCACCAGCCCCATGAGCGGGACGCCAAGCTGGCGCCGTTCGGCGCCACCGAGCCGGGCATCAGCAGCGTCGAGCTGTTGCTGCCCCTGGCCCTGACCCTGGTGCAGGACGGCCTGCTGGACCTGCCGACCCTGCTGGCACGCCTGAGTGCCGGCCCCGCCGCGGCCTTGCGCCTGCCGGCAGGCAAGCTGGCAGCCGGTGGTGCGGCGGACCTGGTGCTGTTCGACCCGGCCAGTTCCACCGTGGCCGGCGAGCGCTGGCTGTCCAAGGGCGAAAACTGCCCGTTCCTCGGCCATAGCCTGCCGGGCGCGGTGCGCTACACCCTGGTGGACGGCCATATCAGCTATCAGGGCTGA
- the proC gene encoding pyrroline-5-carboxylate reductase, which produces MNTTRIAFIGAGNMAASLIGGLRAKGLEASQIRASDPGEQTRAKVAAEHGIQVFADNAEAIEGVDVIVLAVKPQAMKAVCQALRPSLKPQQLVVSIAAGITCSSMNSWLGTQPIVRCMPNTPALLRQGVSGLYATAEVSAQQRQQAEELLSAVGIALWLDQEQQLDAVTAVSGSGPAYFFLLIEAMTAAGEKLGLPRETAAQLTLQTALGAAHMAVSSDVDAAELRRRVTSPAGTTEAAIKSFQAGGFEALVEKALGAAAHRSAEMAEQLGQ; this is translated from the coding sequence ATGAACACGACTCGTATCGCTTTTATCGGTGCCGGCAACATGGCGGCCAGTCTCATCGGCGGCCTGCGGGCCAAAGGCCTGGAGGCCTCGCAGATCCGCGCCAGCGACCCGGGCGAGCAGACCCGAGCGAAAGTCGCGGCCGAACATGGCATCCAGGTATTTGCCGATAACGCCGAGGCCATCGAAGGCGTCGACGTGATCGTCCTGGCGGTCAAGCCCCAGGCCATGAAAGCCGTGTGCCAAGCCCTGCGCCCGAGCCTGAAGCCGCAACAGCTGGTGGTGTCCATCGCCGCCGGCATCACCTGTTCGAGCATGAACAGCTGGCTCGGCACCCAGCCCATCGTGCGCTGCATGCCCAACACCCCGGCACTGCTGCGCCAGGGTGTCAGCGGCCTGTACGCCACCGCCGAAGTCAGCGCCCAGCAACGCCAGCAGGCCGAGGAACTGCTGTCCGCCGTGGGTATCGCCCTGTGGCTGGACCAGGAGCAGCAACTGGACGCAGTGACTGCCGTCTCCGGCAGTGGCCCGGCGTATTTCTTCCTGCTGATCGAAGCCATGACCGCCGCCGGCGAGAAGCTCGGCCTGCCCCGGGAAACCGCCGCCCAGCTGACTCTGCAGACCGCCCTGGGCGCCGCCCACATGGCGGTCTCCAGTGACGTTGACGCCGCCGAGCTGCGCCGCCGCGTGACTTCACCGGCAGGCACCACGGAAGCGGCCATCAAGTCGTTCCAGGCCGGTGGCTTTGAAGCCCTGGTGGAAAAAGCATTGGGTGCCGCTGCGCACCGCTCGGCCGAAATGGCCGAACAACTGGGCCAATAA
- the metX gene encoding homoserine O-succinyltransferase MetX produces the protein MPTAFPPDSVGLVTPQIAHFSEPLALACGRALPAYDLIYETYGQLNASASNAVLICHALSGHHHAAGYHSVDDRKPGWWDSCIGPGKPIDTNRFFVVSLNNLGGCNGSTGPSSLNPDTGKPFGADFPVLTVEDWVHSQARLADRLGIDQWAAVIGGSLGGMQALQWTITYPDRVRHCLAIASAPKLSAQNIAFNEVARQAILTDPEFHGGSFQEQGVIPKRGLMLARMVGHITYLSDDSMGEKFGRGLKSEKLNYDFHSVEFQVESYLRYQGEEFSGRFDANTYLLMTKALDYFDPAANCDDDLAKTFAHATAKFCVMSFTTDWRFSPARSRELVDALMAARKDVCYLEIDAPQGHDAFLIPIPRYLQAFSHYMNRITL, from the coding sequence ATGCCAACTGCCTTTCCCCCCGATTCTGTTGGTCTGGTCACGCCACAAATAGCGCACTTCAGCGAACCCCTGGCCCTGGCCTGCGGGCGCGCGCTGCCGGCCTACGACCTGATCTACGAAACCTACGGTCAGCTCAACGCCAGCGCCAGCAACGCGGTGCTGATCTGCCACGCCCTGTCCGGCCATCATCACGCCGCCGGCTACCACAGCGTCGACGACCGCAAGCCCGGTTGGTGGGACAGCTGCATCGGCCCGGGCAAGCCGATCGACACCAATAGGTTCTTCGTGGTCAGCCTCAACAACCTCGGCGGTTGCAACGGCTCCACCGGTCCCAGCAGCCTCAACCCGGACACCGGCAAGCCATTCGGCGCCGACTTCCCGGTGCTTACCGTGGAAGACTGGGTACACAGCCAGGCGCGCCTGGCGGATCGCCTGGGCATCGACCAGTGGGCAGCGGTGATCGGCGGCAGCCTCGGCGGCATGCAGGCCCTGCAATGGACCATCACCTACCCGGACCGTGTACGGCACTGCCTGGCCATCGCCTCGGCGCCCAAGCTCTCGGCGCAGAACATCGCCTTCAACGAAGTGGCGCGCCAGGCGATCCTCACCGACCCGGAATTCCACGGCGGCTCGTTCCAGGAACAGGGGGTGATCCCCAAGCGCGGGCTGATGCTGGCGCGAATGGTGGGCCATATCACTTACCTGTCCGACGACTCCATGGGCGAGAAATTCGGCCGTGGGCTCAAGAGCGAGAAGCTCAACTACGACTTCCACAGCGTCGAGTTCCAGGTGGAAAGCTACCTGCGCTACCAGGGCGAGGAGTTCTCCGGGCGTTTCGATGCCAACACCTACCTGCTGATGACCAAGGCCCTGGACTACTTCGACCCGGCGGCCAACTGCGACGACGACCTGGCCAAGACCTTCGCCCATGCCACCGCCAAGTTCTGCGTGATGTCCTTCACCACCGACTGGCGCTTCTCCCCGGCCCGCTCCCGGGAACTGGTGGATGCATTGATGGCCGCGCGCAAGGACGTCTGCTACCTGGAGATCGACGCACCGCAGGGGCATGACGCCTTCCTGATCCCGATCCCGCGCTACCTGCAGGCGTTCAGCCACTACATGAACCGCATTACCTTGTGA
- a CDS encoding YggT family protein, which translates to MIGLNTAAVYVLQTLGSLYLLIVLMRFVLQLVRANFYNPLCQFIVRATQPLLKPMRRVIPSIGGLDMSSLLLAILVQLALMALTLLLTYGTTGNPLQLLIWSIIGVTALFLKIFFFALIISVILSWVAPGSHNPGAELVNQICEPALAPFRRILPSMGGLDISPILAFMVLKLLDMLVINNLAAMTMMPDILRLLI; encoded by the coding sequence ATGATTGGATTGAACACCGCTGCGGTGTATGTGCTGCAAACCCTGGGCAGCCTGTACCTGCTGATCGTGCTGATGCGTTTCGTCCTGCAACTGGTGCGCGCCAACTTCTACAACCCGCTGTGCCAGTTCATCGTGCGGGCCACCCAGCCGCTGCTCAAGCCGATGCGCCGGGTCATCCCGAGCATCGGCGGCCTGGACATGTCCTCGCTGCTCCTGGCGATCCTGGTGCAACTGGCCTTGATGGCCCTGACCCTGCTGCTGACCTACGGCACCACCGGCAACCCGCTGCAACTGCTGATCTGGTCGATCATCGGCGTCACCGCGCTGTTCCTGAAGATCTTCTTCTTCGCCCTGATCATCAGCGTGATCCTGTCCTGGGTCGCCCCTGGCAGCCACAACCCCGGCGCCGAACTGGTGAACCAGATCTGCGAACCCGCCCTGGCCCCGTTCCGTCGCATCCTGCCGAGCATGGGCGGCCTGGATATCTCGCCGATCCTGGCATTCATGGTGCTCAAGCTGCTGGACATGCTGGTGATCAACAACCTGGCGGCCATGACCATGATGCCGGACATCCTGCGCCTGCTGATCTGA
- a CDS encoding NINE protein, producing MNTYRQDASTHDTHSKVIGYLLWIFGFTGAHRFYYGKPVTGTIWFFTFGLLGIGWLIDLFLIPSMDREADLRFTAGPVEYSVAWILLTFLGVFGVHRMYQGKWLSGVIYLFTGGLFFLGVLYDFWTLNDQVSLENAKRR from the coding sequence ATGAACACCTATCGTCAGGATGCATCCACCCATGACACCCACAGCAAGGTGATCGGTTACCTGTTGTGGATTTTCGGTTTTACCGGGGCCCACCGCTTCTATTACGGCAAGCCGGTGACCGGGACTATCTGGTTCTTCACCTTCGGTCTGCTGGGCATTGGCTGGCTGATCGACTTGTTCCTGATCCCGTCCATGGACCGGGAAGCGGACCTTCGCTTTACCGCAGGTCCGGTGGAATACAGCGTGGCCTGGATTCTGCTGACCTTCCTCGGGGTTTTCGGCGTGCACCGCATGTACCAGGGCAAATGGCTGAGCGGGGTGATCTACCTGTTCACCGGCGGCCTGTTCTTCCTGGGGGTGCTGTACGACTTCTGGACCCTGAACGATCAGGTATCGCTGGAGAACGCCAAGCGCCGTTGA
- a CDS encoding aspartate carbamoyltransferase catalytic subunit → MTPLDAKRPLQLNDQGQLRHFLSLDGLNRELLTEILDTADSFLEVGARAVKKVPLLRGKTVCNVFFENSTRTRTTFELAAQRLSADVITLNVSTSSASKGETLLDTLRNLEAMAADMFVVRHGDSGAAHFIAEHVCPQVAIINGGDGRHAHPTQGMLDMLTIRRHKGGFENLSVAIVGDILHSRVARSNMLALKTLGCPDIRVIAPKTLLPIGIEQYGVKVYTDMTEGLKDVDVVIMLRLQRERMQGGLLPSEGEFYRLFGLTTARLAGAKPDAIVMHPGPINRGVEIESAVADGPHSVILNQVTYGIAVRMAVLSMAMSGQTAQRQFEQENAQ, encoded by the coding sequence ATGACGCCTCTAGACGCCAAGCGCCCGCTGCAGCTCAACGATCAGGGCCAGCTGCGCCACTTCCTGTCCCTCGACGGCCTGAACCGCGAGCTGCTGACGGAAATCCTCGACACCGCCGACTCGTTCCTCGAAGTCGGCGCCCGGGCGGTGAAGAAAGTCCCGCTGCTGCGCGGCAAGACCGTGTGCAATGTGTTCTTCGAGAACTCCACCCGAACCCGCACTACCTTCGAACTGGCCGCCCAGCGGCTGTCGGCGGACGTGATCACCCTGAATGTCTCGACCTCTTCGGCGAGCAAGGGTGAAACCCTGCTGGACACCCTGCGCAACCTGGAAGCCATGGCCGCCGACATGTTCGTGGTGCGCCACGGCGATTCCGGCGCCGCGCACTTCATCGCCGAACACGTGTGCCCCCAAGTGGCGATCATCAACGGCGGCGACGGCCGTCACGCCCACCCGACCCAGGGCATGCTCGACATGCTGACCATTCGCCGGCACAAGGGCGGCTTCGAGAACCTCTCGGTAGCCATCGTCGGCGACATCCTGCACTCGCGAGTGGCGCGTTCGAACATGCTGGCGCTGAAAACCCTCGGCTGCCCGGACATCCGCGTGATCGCGCCGAAAACCCTGCTGCCCATCGGCATCGAGCAGTACGGGGTCAAGGTCTACACCGACATGACCGAAGGCCTGAAGGACGTGGACGTGGTGATCATGCTGCGCCTGCAGCGTGAACGCATGCAGGGCGGCCTGCTGCCCAGCGAAGGCGAGTTCTACCGCCTGTTCGGCCTGACCACCGCGCGCCTGGCCGGGGCCAAGCCCGACGCCATCGTCATGCACCCGGGCCCGATCAACCGCGGCGTGGAGATCGAATCGGCGGTAGCCGACGGCCCGCACTCGGTGATCCTCAACCAGGTGACCTACGGCATTGCAGTGCGCATGGCGGTACTGTCCATGGCCATGAGCGGGCAGACCGCCCAGCGACAATTCGAGCAGGAGAACGCCCAGTGA
- a CDS encoding YqgE/AlgH family protein — protein MKNVSPSYLKHHFLIAMPHMADPNFAQTLTYIVEHNASGAMGLVVNRPQDLNLADILEQLRPDQEPSLLCQHVPIFSGGPVQTDRGFVLHPNGPVYQATVELEGLSLSTSQDVLFAIADGVGPAKSLIALGYAGWEAGQLEAELADNAWLTCPFDADILFNTSSELRLEAAARHLGVNLSLLTSQAGHA, from the coding sequence ATGAAAAATGTCAGCCCAAGCTATCTCAAGCATCATTTCCTGATCGCCATGCCCCATATGGCCGACCCGAACTTTGCGCAGACCTTGACCTACATCGTCGAGCACAACGCCAGTGGCGCCATGGGCCTGGTGGTCAACCGCCCCCAGGACCTGAACCTGGCCGATATCCTCGAACAATTGCGCCCTGACCAAGAGCCGTCCCTGCTGTGCCAGCACGTGCCCATTTTCAGCGGTGGCCCGGTGCAGACCGATCGTGGCTTCGTCCTGCACCCCAACGGCCCGGTCTACCAGGCCACGGTGGAACTCGAGGGGCTGTCCCTGTCCACGTCCCAGGACGTGCTGTTCGCCATCGCCGATGGCGTGGGCCCGGCCAAGAGCCTGATCGCCCTGGGCTATGCCGGCTGGGAAGCCGGGCAGCTGGAAGCCGAACTGGCGGACAACGCCTGGCTGACCTGCCCCTTCGACGCCGACATCCTGTTCAACACCAGCAGCGAACTGCGCCTGGAAGCCGCCGCCCGGCACCTGGGGGTCAACCTCAGCCTGCTCACCAGCCAGGCGGGCCACGCCTGA
- a CDS encoding DUF167 domain-containing protein — translation MSYYRWDGDDLILDCHLQPKASSDEFAGLHGERLKIRLTAPPVEGKANAHLMAFLAKAFGIPKSNVSLVSGELNRQKRVRLQAPKKLPDLPGLARPA, via the coding sequence ATGAGTTATTACCGCTGGGACGGTGACGATCTGATCCTCGATTGCCACCTGCAACCCAAGGCCAGCAGCGACGAGTTCGCTGGCCTGCACGGCGAGCGGTTGAAGATCCGCCTCACCGCGCCACCAGTGGAAGGCAAGGCCAATGCGCACCTGATGGCGTTCCTGGCCAAGGCCTTTGGCATTCCCAAGAGCAACGTCAGCCTGGTCAGCGGCGAACTGAACCGGCAGAAGCGGGTGCGCCTGCAAGCGCCGAAGAAGCTGCCGGACCTGCCGGGGCTGGCTCGCCCCGCCTGA
- a CDS encoding C40 family peptidase: protein MRPFFKTWLTICLLMPLAAHATNREQRLPNVNGYTPKPHVSTVAAKNKSTIKHPTRLSKADSKLVANNAGRPSTTVLSRAVNVLGTPYRWGGSSPSKGFDCSGLVRYAFNDVAAVDLPRTSNAMASGHGQKVERKDLKPGDLLFFNIKSRKVNHVAIYLGEDRFIHAPRRGKAVTIDTLKKPYWQSHYVVAKRVLPKEHAPLRVVQR from the coding sequence ATGCGTCCATTTTTCAAGACATGGCTAACCATTTGCCTATTAATGCCACTGGCCGCCCACGCCACCAACCGTGAGCAACGACTTCCCAACGTTAATGGCTACACTCCGAAACCTCACGTTTCGACGGTCGCCGCCAAGAACAAGAGCACCATCAAGCACCCCACCCGCCTGAGCAAGGCCGACAGCAAGCTGGTGGCCAACAACGCCGGCCGGCCGAGCACCACGGTTCTCAGCCGCGCGGTCAATGTCCTCGGTACACCCTATCGTTGGGGCGGCAGCAGCCCAAGCAAAGGCTTCGACTGCAGCGGCCTGGTGCGCTACGCCTTCAATGATGTCGCCGCCGTGGACCTGCCACGCACCTCCAACGCCATGGCCAGCGGCCACGGGCAGAAGGTCGAACGCAAGGACCTGAAGCCGGGCGACCTATTGTTCTTCAACATCAAGAGCCGCAAGGTCAACCACGTCGCCATCTACCTGGGCGAAGACCGCTTCATCCACGCCCCGCGGCGCGGCAAGGCAGTGACCATCGATACCCTGAAGAAGCCCTACTGGCAGAGCCACTACGTGGTTGCCAAGCGGGTCCTGCCCAAGGAGCACGCGCCCCTGCGGGTCGTGCAACGCTGA
- the pyrR gene encoding bifunctional pyr operon transcriptional regulator/uracil phosphoribosyltransferase PyrR: MSLPNPAALISQMAADLNAHLAQRAISEPRFIGIRTGGVWVAQALLEALGSDSPLGTLDVSFYRDDFSQNGLHPQVRPSELPFEIEGQHLVLIDDVLMSGRTIRAALNELFDYGRPASVTLVCLLDLNAAELPIRPNVVGATLSLAAHERVKLSGPAPLQLELQDLAL; encoded by the coding sequence ATGAGCCTGCCCAATCCCGCCGCCCTGATCAGCCAGATGGCCGCTGATCTCAACGCCCACCTGGCCCAGCGCGCCATCAGCGAGCCACGTTTCATCGGTATCCGTACCGGCGGCGTCTGGGTGGCCCAGGCCCTGCTGGAAGCCCTGGGCAGCGATTCGCCCCTGGGTACCCTGGACGTGTCCTTCTACCGCGACGACTTCAGCCAGAACGGCCTGCACCCGCAGGTGCGCCCTTCGGAGCTGCCGTTCGAGATCGAAGGCCAGCACCTGGTGCTGATCGACGACGTGCTGATGAGCGGCCGGACCATCCGCGCCGCCCTCAACGAACTGTTCGACTACGGCCGGCCGGCCAGCGTGACCCTGGTCTGCCTGCTGGACCTGAACGCCGCTGAACTGCCGATCCGTCCGAATGTGGTGGGCGCGACCCTGTCGCTGGCCGCCCATGAGCGGGTAAAATTGTCCGGTCCTGCGCCGCTTCAACTCGAGCTCCAAGACCTCGCCCTCTAA
- a CDS encoding YggS family pyridoxal phosphate-dependent enzyme: protein MSTIADNIAQVAERIRNACQAVQRDPHSVQLLAVSKTKPAAALREAHAAGLRDFGENYLQEALGKQQELADLPLSWHFIGPIQSNKTRAIAEHFDWVHSVDRLKIAQRLSEQRPAELPPLNICIQVNVSGEASKSGCAPADLPALASAIGALPRLQLRGLMAIPEPTEDRAAQDAAFAAVQRLNNDLRDSLKLPLDTLSMGMSHDLEAAIAQGATWVRIGTALFGARDYSQS from the coding sequence ATGTCCACGATAGCAGACAACATTGCCCAGGTAGCCGAGCGCATCCGCAACGCCTGCCAGGCCGTACAGCGCGACCCGCACAGCGTCCAGCTGCTGGCCGTGAGCAAGACCAAGCCCGCCGCCGCCCTGCGCGAGGCCCATGCCGCCGGCCTGCGGGATTTCGGCGAGAACTACCTGCAGGAAGCCCTGGGCAAACAGCAGGAACTGGCCGACCTGCCCTTGAGTTGGCACTTCATCGGCCCCATTCAGTCGAACAAGACTCGTGCCATTGCCGAGCATTTTGACTGGGTGCACTCCGTGGATCGCTTGAAAATCGCCCAACGCCTGTCTGAACAACGCCCGGCCGAGTTGCCGCCACTGAACATCTGCATCCAGGTGAACGTCAGTGGCGAAGCCAGCAAGTCCGGCTGCGCCCCGGCCGACCTGCCGGCCCTGGCCAGCGCCATCGGTGCCTTGCCACGCCTGCAACTGCGGGGGTTGATGGCGATTCCCGAGCCTACCGAGGACCGCGCTGCCCAGGACGCCGCCTTCGCCGCGGTACAACGCCTGAACAACGACCTGCGGGACAGCCTCAAGCTGCCCCTGGATACCCTTTCCATGGGCATGAGCCACGACCTCGAAGCGGCCATTGCCCAAGGCGCCACCTGGGTGCGGATCGGTACCGCGCTGTTTGGTGCCCGCGACTACAGTCAGTCCTGA
- the ruvX gene encoding Holliday junction resolvase RuvX, whose protein sequence is MTLRLILGFDYGTKQIGVAVGQAITGQARELCTLKAQNGVPDWNQVEALIKEWKPDAVVVGLPLNMDGSPSDMCVRAEKFARRLNGRFNVPFYTHDERLTTFEAKGERLARGGQKGSYRDNPVDAIAAALLLQGWLDENAGLLNT, encoded by the coding sequence ATGACCCTGCGACTGATCCTCGGCTTCGACTACGGCACCAAGCAGATCGGCGTTGCCGTGGGTCAGGCCATCACCGGCCAGGCCCGGGAGCTGTGCACCCTCAAGGCGCAAAACGGGGTGCCCGACTGGAACCAGGTGGAAGCCCTGATCAAGGAATGGAAGCCCGACGCCGTGGTGGTGGGCCTGCCCCTGAACATGGACGGCAGCCCCAGCGACATGTGCGTGCGCGCCGAAAAGTTCGCCCGGCGCCTGAACGGCCGCTTCAATGTGCCCTTCTATACCCACGACGAACGCCTGACCACCTTCGAGGCCAAGGGTGAACGCCTGGCCCGGGGCGGCCAGAAAGGCAGTTACCGCGACAACCCGGTGGACGCCATCGCCGCCGCCCTGCTGCTGCAAGGCTGGCTCGATGAAAACGCCGGCCTGTTGAACACCTGA
- a CDS encoding energy transducer TonB — protein sequence MSLPSDLPPELAHSGVRAADRLGFTLFLAALLHLALILGLGFSFAEPKAISKTLEITLATFKSETKPKKADFLAQDNQQGSGTLDKKAIPKTTEVAPFQDNSVKKVTPPPSVKPEVKDTAPKAAVATTAPKPKKTVTQREEVKKDPTPKAPTPTFDSSQLSSEISSLEAELANEQQLYAKRPRIHRLSAASTMRDKGAWYKDEWRKKVERIGNLNYPEEARRKQIYGNLRLMVSINRDGSLYEVLVLESSGQPLLDQAAQRIVRLAAPFAPFTGDLSDIDRLEIIRTWRFARGDKLSSN from the coding sequence ATGAGCCTCCCGTCCGATCTGCCCCCCGAGCTTGCCCATAGCGGCGTGCGTGCGGCCGATCGCCTGGGTTTTACCCTGTTCCTGGCGGCGCTCCTGCACCTGGCACTGATCCTCGGCCTGGGCTTTTCCTTCGCCGAGCCCAAGGCCATCAGCAAGACCCTGGAAATCACCCTGGCCACCTTCAAGAGCGAGACCAAGCCGAAGAAGGCCGACTTCCTCGCCCAGGACAACCAGCAGGGCAGCGGCACCCTGGACAAGAAGGCCATTCCGAAAACCACCGAAGTCGCACCGTTCCAGGACAACTCGGTGAAGAAGGTCACGCCGCCGCCCTCGGTCAAGCCCGAGGTCAAGGACACCGCGCCCAAGGCCGCCGTGGCCACCACCGCGCCCAAGCCGAAAAAGACCGTCACCCAGCGTGAAGAGGTCAAGAAAGACCCGACGCCCAAGGCCCCCACTCCGACGTTCGACAGCTCGCAACTGTCCAGCGAGATTTCCAGCCTGGAAGCCGAGCTGGCCAACGAACAGCAGTTGTATGCCAAACGCCCGCGCATCCACCGCCTCAGCGCCGCCTCCACCATGCGCGACAAGGGCGCCTGGTATAAGGACGAATGGCGCAAGAAGGTCGAGCGCATCGGCAACCTCAACTACCCCGAGGAAGCCCGGCGCAAGCAGATCTACGGCAACTTGCGGCTGATGGTCTCGATCAACCGTGACGGCTCGCTGTATGAAGTGCTGGTGCTGGAGTCCTCCGGGCAACCGCTGCTGGACCAGGCGGCCCAGCGCATCGTGCGCCTGGCGGCGCCGTTCGCCCCCTTTACCGGCGACCTGTCGGACATCGATCGCCTGGAAATCATCCGCACCTGGCGCTTCGCCCGGGGCGACAAGCTTTCCAGCAACTGA
- a CDS encoding type IV pilus twitching motility protein PilT yields MDITELLRLSASRGASDLHLSAGLAPMLRIDGDIRPLPGPALEGPEVLALIHELMSEAQRQAFAACNDLDFAHELPGVARFRVNAFRHARGAGAVLRLIPARVQSLEELGLGEVFRQITEAPRGLVLVTGPTGSGKSTTLAAMIDHLNQRRQQHILTIEDPIEFVHPQKNCLVHQREVQRDTQSFATALRAALREDPDVILLGELRDLETIRLALTAAETGHLVLATLHTSSAAKTIDRLVDVFPGEEKALVRSMLAESLQAVVAQVLVKKVGGGRVAAHEIMLGSPAIRNLIREDKVAQMYSAIQTGGAQGMRTLDMSLKALLGQGLISRDQAREQARMPESF; encoded by the coding sequence ATGGACATCACCGAACTCTTGCGCTTGAGCGCTTCCCGGGGCGCTTCGGACCTGCATCTGTCCGCCGGGCTGGCGCCGATGTTGCGCATCGATGGCGATATTCGCCCGCTGCCGGGCCCGGCCCTGGAAGGGCCAGAGGTGCTGGCGCTGATCCATGAACTGATGAGCGAAGCTCAGCGCCAGGCATTCGCCGCCTGCAATGACCTGGATTTCGCCCATGAACTGCCAGGTGTGGCGCGGTTTCGGGTCAATGCCTTCCGGCACGCCCGGGGCGCCGGTGCGGTGCTGCGCCTGATTCCCGCGCGGGTACAGAGCCTGGAGGAGCTGGGGCTGGGGGAAGTGTTTCGGCAGATTACCGAGGCGCCCCGCGGGCTGGTGCTGGTGACCGGGCCCACCGGCAGCGGCAAGTCCACCACACTGGCGGCGATGATCGACCACCTGAACCAGCGCCGCCAGCAGCACATCCTGACCATCGAAGACCCTATCGAATTCGTGCATCCGCAGAAAAACTGCCTGGTGCACCAGCGCGAAGTGCAGCGCGATACCCAGAGCTTCGCCACGGCCTTGCGTGCGGCGCTGCGGGAAGATCCCGACGTGATCCTGCTGGGCGAACTGCGGGACCTGGAAACCATCCGCCTGGCCCTGACCGCCGCGGAAACCGGGCACTTGGTACTGGCCACCTTGCACACCTCGTCGGCGGCCAAGACCATCGACCGGCTGGTGGACGTGTTTCCAGGGGAGGAAAAAGCCCTGGTGCGCTCGATGCTGGCCGAGTCGCTGCAGGCAGTGGTCGCGCAAGTGCTGGTGAAGAAGGTGGGCGGTGGCCGGGTAGCGGCGCACGAGATCATGCTGGGCAGCCCGGCGATCCGTAACCTGATCCGCGAGGACAAGGTGGCGCAGATGTATTCGGCGATCCAGACGGGCGGCGCCCAGGGCATGCGCACCCTGGACATGAGCCTCAAGGCATTGCTCGGGCAGGGGTTGATCAGCCGCGATCAGGCGCGGGAGCAGGCGCGGATGCCGGAGAGCTTTTGA